In Microbacterium sp. zg-Y818, the genomic window AACGGCGACCATCCGGCCGCCGCGCGCATGGCCCTGCAGGCTCGGGTGCTCGCACAGGCGATCGGCGTGGCGGGCTCTGACGGCACGATGCCGACGAAGGACGAGATCATCGGCGCCCCGCCGGTGTTCTTCTTCGAGCCGCACCAGCCCGAGCAGTGCGGCTTCTCGCCCAATGTGCTGCTGGACATCACCACCGCCTTTCCCGCAAAGCGCGCGGCGATGCAGGCCCTCCCGGCGCAGCAGCACATGTGGTCGTACTACACCGACCTCGCGGTGCGGCGGGGCGTGCAGCTCAAGCGCAACGCCGGACCGAACCTGGGCCTTGCCCACGAGACGATGGGCGAGGCGTACATGCGCTATCTCCCGCAGGTGACCGGAGTGCTGGAGTGACGCACGTCGTGGTGACCGACATCGAGCGGGCGGATGCCGCGACGGCCGCCGCCTTCGCCGAGTTCGGCTCTGCCACCGCTCACGAAGCGCTGGGGCGCACCGGCTACGCGGGGTCGCAGATCCGCCCCATCCAGCAGGGCGCCGCCATCTCGGGAACCGCGATCACCGTCCGTCTGCCCCCAGGGGACAACCTGATGGTGCACGCCGCGATCGAACAGGCCCGGGAAGGCGACGTCATCGTGGTGGTCCCGACGGACGGCCCCGCCCACGGGGTCATCGGCGAGCTCATGGCCACGCAGATGCAGGTCCGCGGCGTGCGGGCCTACGTCACCTCAGGCGGCGTGCGCGACACCGAGGAGCTCCGGCGCATGGGCTTCGCGGTGTGGACCGCACACGTGAGCGCGGAAGGGACCGTCAAGCAGGCAGCCGGGTCGGTGAACGTTCCGGTCATGCTCGGGTCCGCCCACGTGCACCCCGGCGACATCGTCGTGGCCGACGACGACGGCGTCACGATCGTGCCTCGGGATCGCGCGGCAGCCACGCTCACGGCGGCCCGCGAGCGCGCAGATCGGGAGAAGGCGAACCGCGCGCGCTACCGCGACGGTGAGATCTCGATGGACATCAACCGCCTCCGTTCCGTGCTGGATCAGGCCGGGGTGCGGTACGTGACGCAGACGGAGCATGACGGTGCCGGGCGCTGACCCGCTGAGAGACGGCATCCGCTGCATGCTCATGCGCGGCGGCACCTCGAAGGGCGCGTTCTTCCTCGCGGATGACCTGCCCGCCGACGATGATGTGCGCGACGACCTGCTGCTGCGGATCATGGGCAGTCCCGACCGGGCTCAGATCGACGGCCTGGGCGGCGCGCACCCGCTGACGTCGAAGGTGGCCGTCGTCTCGGCCTCGCCTCTGGCCGACGTCGACATCGACTACCTGTTTCTGCAGGTCGGTATCGACGAACCGGTCGTCGCCGATCTGCAGACCTGCGGCAACCTGCTCGCCGGTGTCGGCCCCTTCGCGCTCGAGCGCGGGCTTCTCTCCGCGCCAGGCGAGGAGTGCACCGTGCGCATCCGCCTGCTCAACACCGGCGGCGTCGCGACGGTCACCTTCAAGGCCCGGGACGGCGCCCCGACCTACGACGGCGATACCGCCATCGACGGCGTCCCCGGCACGGCGAGCCCGGTGCTCATCGACCTCGCCGGCGGCGGCGGGCCGCTGCTGCCGACCGGGCAGGTGAGCGAGGAGATCGACGGGCACCGCGTCACCCTCATCGACAACGGGATGCCGGTGGTGCTGCTGCAGGCAGACGAATTCGCCGTGGCCGGTGACGAGGACCCGGTGGACCTCGAGCAGCGCGCCGACCTGCGTGCGCAGCTGGAGCGCATCCGACTCGAGGCGGGAAGGCTCATGGGACTCGGCGATGTCGCGGCGCAGACCGTCCCCAAGCTCATCCTGCTCTCCGCCCCCGCAGCCGGCGGCGCCGTCTCGACGCGCGCGTTCATCCCGACCCGCGTGCACACGTCGATCGGCGTGCTCATGGCGGCATCCGTCGCTGCCGGCATCCGCATCCCCGGCGCCGTCGGCTCCGACCTCGCCCGCCTCGAGGCGGATGCCGTCGGCACCGACATCGAGCACCCCTCGGGCACCTTCCGCGCCGAGGTGACCGTGGCCCAGGATGAGCAGGGACGCTGGCAGGCGTCGTCGAGATCGATCCGCACCGCACGCAAGATCTTCGACGGCACGGTGTACCCCCGTCCGCGCCCCTAGGACCGTCAGAGAGGACGCCCCATGGCCACCAGTGAGAACTTCGACATCGCCCACCTGGGTGGCGTGGAGCTGTTCACCCCCAAGTTCGAGGAGAGCCTGCATTTCTTCCGCGACCTCCTCGCGATGCGCGAGGTCGCCCGCATCGGCGACTCGGCCTACCTGCGCTGCTGGGACGAGTACCAGCTCTACACCCTCAAGCTCACCGCCTCGGACACCAACGGCGTCGGCCGCACGCTCTACCGGGCCTCGGGACCCGAAGCCCTGGAGCGGCGGGTTGCGGCGATCGAACGCAGCGGGTTGGGTCACGGCTGGCGCGATCCCGAGGTGGGAGTGGGGCGCTCCTACGAGTTCGAGGACCCGGACGG contains:
- a CDS encoding 4-carboxy-4-hydroxy-2-oxoadipate aldolase/oxaloacetate decarboxylase, giving the protein MTHVVVTDIERADAATAAAFAEFGSATAHEALGRTGYAGSQIRPIQQGAAISGTAITVRLPPGDNLMVHAAIEQAREGDVIVVVPTDGPAHGVIGELMATQMQVRGVRAYVTSGGVRDTEELRRMGFAVWTAHVSAEGTVKQAAGSVNVPVMLGSAHVHPGDIVVADDDGVTIVPRDRAAATLTAARERADREKANRARYRDGEISMDINRLRSVLDQAGVRYVTQTEHDGAGR
- a CDS encoding PrpF domain-containing protein translates to MPGADPLRDGIRCMLMRGGTSKGAFFLADDLPADDDVRDDLLLRIMGSPDRAQIDGLGGAHPLTSKVAVVSASPLADVDIDYLFLQVGIDEPVVADLQTCGNLLAGVGPFALERGLLSAPGEECTVRIRLLNTGGVATVTFKARDGAPTYDGDTAIDGVPGTASPVLIDLAGGGGPLLPTGQVSEEIDGHRVTLIDNGMPVVLLQADEFAVAGDEDPVDLEQRADLRAQLERIRLEAGRLMGLGDVAAQTVPKLILLSAPAAGGAVSTRAFIPTRVHTSIGVLMAASVAAGIRIPGAVGSDLARLEADAVGTDIEHPSGTFRAEVTVAQDEQGRWQASSRSIRTARKIFDGTVYPRPRP
- a CDS encoding PIG-L deacetylase family protein, with amino-acid sequence MPGSTASMLVISAHAGDFVWRAGGAIAAAAARGERVSVVCLSYGERGESASQWLLGKSLDEIKDLRRTEATAAAAALGAEIEFLDLGDYPLRESPEAVAVLVDVYRRVQPTVVLTHTLADPYNGDHPAAARMALQARVLAQAIGVAGSDGTMPTKDEIIGAPPVFFFEPHQPEQCGFSPNVLLDITTAFPAKRAAMQALPAQQHMWSYYTDLAVRRGVQLKRNAGPNLGLAHETMGEAYMRYLPQVTGVLE